A genomic region of Vitreoscilla filiformis contains the following coding sequences:
- a CDS encoding LysM peptidoglycan-binding domain-containing protein, producing MSRPLSVPLTRRQLALAAGLGALLPPGLSHAAPPYPVTSQQRNTAQQVASQGVPLSELAPNAPDSYTVKRGDTLWGISSLFLRSPWRWPELWGMNLEQIRNPHLIYPGQLLVLVKGDGYAKLAIGQPVDTGTRDGQLHPHVREIESTDLPISSVPMHLLMPFLNDAVVFEQDQLTMAPRIAATQEGRMLVSRGEEAYVRGDVSGARQWQIFRPARPIIDPDNGVVLGYEGRHVGVAQVTALGDTTEREDDKVVHPSTVVITQLREEATLGDRLLPLPDSDKAPFVPHAPAQPLSGRVAAIYGDSLNAGQNQIVILNRGAMQGVERGHVLALWRAGRQRMDTTSPDRITLQLPDQRSGLMFVFRVYQRASFALILQTNDPVRVGERFTAP from the coding sequence ATGAGCCGACCCTTGTCCGTACCCTTGACCCGGCGTCAGCTGGCCCTGGCCGCTGGCCTGGGGGCTTTGCTGCCTCCAGGTCTGAGCCACGCCGCCCCGCCTTATCCCGTGACCTCACAGCAGCGCAACACCGCCCAGCAAGTCGCCTCCCAAGGCGTACCGCTGAGCGAACTGGCCCCCAATGCGCCCGATTCCTACACCGTCAAGCGGGGCGACACGCTGTGGGGCATCTCCAGCTTGTTTCTGCGCTCCCCGTGGCGTTGGCCCGAGTTATGGGGCATGAACTTGGAGCAAATCCGCAACCCTCATCTGATCTACCCGGGGCAACTGCTGGTGTTGGTCAAGGGGGACGGCTACGCCAAGTTGGCCATTGGTCAGCCAGTCGACACAGGGACGCGTGACGGCCAACTGCACCCCCATGTGCGTGAAATCGAAAGCACCGATCTGCCCATCAGCTCGGTGCCCATGCATTTGCTCATGCCGTTCCTGAACGACGCGGTGGTGTTCGAGCAAGACCAACTCACCATGGCCCCGCGCATCGCTGCCACCCAAGAGGGGCGCATGCTGGTGTCACGCGGTGAAGAGGCTTATGTGCGCGGTGATGTCAGCGGAGCACGCCAGTGGCAGATTTTCCGCCCCGCACGGCCAATCATCGACCCAGACAACGGGGTCGTGCTCGGCTACGAAGGCCGCCATGTGGGGGTGGCCCAAGTGACCGCGTTGGGAGACACCACCGAGCGCGAGGACGACAAGGTGGTTCACCCCTCGACCGTGGTCATCACCCAACTGCGTGAAGAAGCCACGCTGGGCGACCGCCTGCTGCCCTTACCCGACAGCGACAAAGCCCCCTTCGTTCCGCACGCGCCCGCCCAGCCCCTCAGCGGACGTGTGGCTGCCATCTATGGCGACAGCTTGAACGCGGGGCAAAACCAGATCGTCATCCTCAATCGAGGGGCGATGCAGGGCGTCGAACGCGGCCATGTGCTGGCACTGTGGCGGGCAGGCCGCCAGCGCATGGACACCACTTCACCCGACCGCATCACCCTGCAACTGCCAGATCAGCGCAGCGGGTTGATGTTCGTGTTCCGCGTTTACCAGCGGGCATCGTTTGCGCTGATCCTGCAAACGAACGATCCGGTGCGGGTGGGTGAGCGTTTCACGGCCCCCTGA
- a CDS encoding AzlC family ABC transporter permease: MTVSLDSQPMWRHPAFADGVREMAGVAIGLGAWGLVTGVAMVKSGLGVPLSVMMSLLVFAGSAQLASLPLLAAGAPLWVVWATAFCVNLRFVIFSAGWRNYFGSLPQRRRIVLGYFTTDLNYVCFLRRYPDQRPQEGQEPYFWGGVLVNWVAWQVLSMLGIVLADVIPTAWGLGFAGTLALVGLTGSLLKDRATWVAAAVAGCASVAAYALPFKLNIVVSIAVAVALGVLMDHQARALKSQGEV, translated from the coding sequence ATGACTGTTTCGCTGGATTCTCAACCGATGTGGCGTCACCCCGCGTTTGCCGACGGGGTGCGTGAAATGGCCGGTGTGGCCATTGGCCTGGGTGCCTGGGGCCTGGTGACGGGCGTGGCCATGGTGAAAAGTGGCCTGGGCGTGCCGCTGTCCGTGATGATGTCGCTGCTGGTGTTTGCGGGCAGCGCGCAACTGGCTTCGCTGCCGCTGCTGGCGGCGGGCGCGCCGCTGTGGGTGGTGTGGGCCACGGCGTTTTGCGTCAACCTGCGCTTCGTCATCTTCAGCGCGGGTTGGCGCAACTACTTCGGTTCGTTGCCGCAGCGGCGGCGCATCGTGCTGGGCTACTTCACCACCGACTTGAATTACGTCTGTTTCCTGCGCCGCTACCCCGATCAGCGCCCACAGGAAGGCCAAGAGCCCTACTTTTGGGGCGGCGTGTTGGTGAACTGGGTGGCGTGGCAGGTGTTGTCGATGCTGGGCATCGTGCTGGCCGATGTCATCCCCACCGCCTGGGGCCTGGGTTTCGCCGGCACGCTGGCGCTGGTGGGGTTGACGGGTTCGCTGCTGAAAGACCGGGCCACCTGGGTGGCCGCAGCGGTGGCGGGTTGCGCATCGGTGGCGGCGTATGCGCTGCCGTTCAAACTCAACATCGTGGTGTCGATTGCGGTGGCGGTGGCCTTGGGGGTGTTGATGGATCACCAAGCGCGGGCGCTCAAGTCCCAAGGGGAGGTCTGA
- the def gene encoding peptide deformylase, with amino-acid sequence MALLPILRYPDPRLHTVAAPVAVVDDEVRRLVDDMFETMYAADGLGLAATQVNVHRRVIVIDISEERNQPQVLINPELLAVSEEMRVGNEGCLSVPAVFDDVQRHARITVRALDRQGQPWTMEVEGLAAVCVQHEMDHLAGKVFVEYLSPLKRERIKTKMLKKTREEQKDQKDAKLAKRR; translated from the coding sequence ATGGCTCTGCTTCCCATCCTTCGTTATCCTGATCCTCGTTTACACACGGTGGCTGCGCCTGTCGCGGTTGTTGACGATGAGGTACGCCGTTTGGTGGATGACATGTTCGAGACCATGTACGCCGCCGACGGTCTGGGCCTGGCGGCCACTCAGGTGAATGTGCATCGCCGGGTGATCGTGATCGACATTTCGGAAGAGCGTAACCAGCCCCAGGTGCTGATCAATCCCGAACTGCTGGCTGTGAGCGAGGAAATGCGCGTTGGCAATGAAGGTTGCCTGTCGGTGCCGGCGGTGTTTGACGATGTGCAGCGCCACGCCCGCATCACGGTGCGGGCGCTGGATCGCCAAGGCCAGCCCTGGACGATGGAGGTTGAAGGTCTGGCGGCGGTGTGCGTGCAGCATGAAATGGATCATTTGGCGGGCAAAGTGTTCGTCGAATACCTTAGCCCGCTCAAGCGCGAGCGCATCAAAACCAAGATGCTGAAAAAGACACGCGAAGAGCAAAAAGACCAAAAAGACGCCAAATTGGCCAAGCGACGCTGA
- a CDS encoding phosphoglycerate kinase: protein MNVIRFSDLIAQGQVAGKRVFIRADLNVPQDDAGNITEDTRVRASVPCVKMALEAGAAVMVTSHLGRPTEGEFKPEDTLAPVAARMSELLGREVKLVQNWVDGVDVAPGEVVLLENCRVNKGEKKNKEDLAQKMAALCDIFVHDAFGTAHRAEASTYGIAQFAKVACAGPLLAAEIDAISKALANPKRPLVAIVAGSKVSTKLTILQALSSKVDGLIVGGGIANTFMLAAGLKIGKSLAEPGLLDEAKAVIAALAARGAEVPIPVDVVCAKTFAADAEATVKAATDVADDDLILDIGPKTAAILAEKLKAAGTIVWNGPVGVFEFDAFANGTETLARAIAESDAFSIAGGGDTLAAIAKYGIEKDVGYISTGGGAFLEVLEGKTLPAFEILSQRAAG from the coding sequence ATGAATGTCATCCGCTTCTCTGACCTGATTGCCCAAGGCCAAGTCGCTGGCAAGCGCGTGTTCATCCGCGCTGACCTGAACGTGCCGCAAGACGACGCCGGCAACATCACCGAAGACACCCGCGTGCGCGCCAGCGTGCCCTGCGTGAAGATGGCCCTGGAAGCCGGCGCCGCCGTGATGGTGACCAGCCACCTGGGCCGCCCGACCGAAGGCGAATTCAAGCCCGAAGACACCCTGGCCCCCGTGGCCGCCCGCATGAGCGAGCTGCTGGGCCGCGAAGTCAAGCTGGTGCAAAACTGGGTGGACGGCGTGGACGTCGCGCCCGGCGAGGTGGTGCTGCTGGAAAACTGCCGCGTCAACAAGGGTGAGAAGAAGAACAAGGAAGACCTGGCGCAAAAGATGGCCGCCCTGTGCGACATCTTCGTCCATGACGCTTTTGGTACCGCCCACCGCGCCGAAGCCTCCACCTACGGCATCGCCCAATTCGCTAAGGTGGCCTGCGCCGGCCCGCTGCTGGCCGCTGAAATCGACGCCATTTCCAAGGCGCTGGCCAACCCGAAGCGCCCGCTGGTGGCCATCGTGGCCGGTTCCAAGGTGAGCACCAAGTTGACCATCCTGCAAGCCTTGTCGAGCAAGGTGGACGGCCTGATCGTCGGTGGCGGCATCGCCAACACCTTCATGCTGGCGGCGGGTTTGAAGATCGGCAAGAGCTTGGCCGAGCCGGGCCTGCTGGATGAAGCCAAGGCCGTGATCGCCGCTCTGGCTGCCCGTGGCGCCGAAGTGCCCATCCCCGTGGATGTCGTGTGCGCCAAGACCTTCGCCGCCGACGCTGAAGCCACCGTCAAGGCCGCCACCGACGTGGCCGACGATGATCTGATTCTGGACATCGGCCCCAAGACGGCTGCCATCCTGGCCGAGAAACTCAAGGCCGCTGGCACCATCGTCTGGAACGGCCCGGTCGGTGTGTTCGAGTTTGACGCCTTCGCCAACGGCACCGAAACCCTGGCGCGTGCCATCGCCGAGTCGGATGCGTTCAGCATCGCCGGTGGCGGCGACACCCTGGCCGCCATCGCCAAGTACGGCATCGAAAAGGACGTGGGTTACATCTCCACCGGCGGCGGCGCCTTCCTCGAAGTGCTGGAAGGCAAGACGCTGCCGGCGTTTGAGATTCTGAGCCAGCGCGCTGCGGGCTGA
- the fmt gene encoding methionyl-tRNA formyltransferase produces MRVAFAGTPEFAAVALADLLAAGFTVPLVLTQPDRPAGRGMKLTPSPVKALALQHGIPVAQPRSLRLDGKFPEEAAAGRAALDAAGADVLVVAAYGLILPAWVLAHPRLGCLNIHGSLLPRWRGAAPIHRAIEAGDAETGIAIMQMDEGLDTGAVIAQHAEPIRTEDTTATLHDRLAALGGRLMVSVLQRAELGDALAAQPQPSAGVCYAHKIEKAESTIDWALPAAQIERRMRAFDPFPGASFQWQGESVKLWQARVVALQAPAVAGTVVQVSSDGLVIACGQDALQLTQVQRPGGKRQPVSALLQARPVEVGHVLGAAA; encoded by the coding sequence TTGCGCGTCGCCTTTGCTGGGACGCCCGAGTTTGCCGCCGTGGCTTTGGCCGATCTTTTGGCTGCTGGTTTTACCGTGCCGCTGGTGCTGACCCAGCCCGACCGCCCCGCCGGTCGGGGCATGAAACTCACGCCTTCGCCCGTCAAAGCGCTGGCGCTGCAACACGGCATTCCGGTGGCGCAGCCGCGCAGCTTGCGGCTGGATGGCAAGTTCCCAGAGGAAGCCGCCGCCGGTCGTGCGGCGTTGGACGCTGCCGGCGCCGATGTGCTGGTGGTGGCGGCCTACGGGCTGATCCTGCCGGCGTGGGTGTTGGCGCATCCGCGCTTGGGGTGTTTGAACATCCACGGTTCGTTGTTGCCGCGCTGGCGTGGTGCGGCGCCTATCCACCGCGCCATTGAGGCCGGGGATGCCGAAACCGGCATCGCCATCATGCAAATGGACGAAGGGCTGGACACGGGCGCCGTGATCGCCCAACACGCCGAGCCGATCCGCACCGAGGACACCACCGCCACCTTGCACGACCGTCTGGCTGCTTTGGGCGGGCGCCTTATGGTGTCGGTGTTGCAGCGTGCTGAGTTGGGCGATGCCCTGGCCGCGCAACCGCAACCCAGCGCCGGTGTGTGTTACGCCCACAAAATCGAGAAGGCCGAAAGCACCATCGATTGGGCGCTGCCCGCCGCGCAGATCGAACGCCGCATGCGGGCCTTCGATCCGTTTCCGGGGGCCAGCTTTCAGTGGCAGGGCGAGTCCGTCAAGCTGTGGCAAGCGCGGGTCGTGGCGCTTCAGGCGCCGGCGGTGGCGGGCACGGTGGTGCAGGTGTCGTCGGATGGGCTGGTGATTGCCTGCGGCCAAGACGCTTTGCAACTGACGCAAGTGCAGCGCCCGGGAGGCAAACGCCAGCCCGTCAGCGCGCTGTTGCAGGCCCGGCCTGTTGAGGTTGGACACGTTTTAGGCGCCGCCGCTTGA
- the pyk gene encoding pyruvate kinase produces MPRATKIVATLGPASSDAVVLERLLRAGVDVVRLNFSHGTAQDHINRAKLVRECAHRVGKPVALMADLQGPKIRVGKFSEGKVMLENGAAFVLDGDRTELGDVHGVGLDYKELPRDVRPGDTLLLNDGLIVLTVDRVQGEQVHTTVKIGGELSNNKGINKQGGGLTAPALTAKDMDDIKTAMSFQCDYLAVSFPKSATDMEMARQLANVAGEPWRHKPAMIAKIERSEAIPQLEAILKASDGIMVARGDLAVEVGNAAVPALQKKMIRLAREMDKIAITATQMMESMIHNPVPTRAEVSDVANAVLDGTDAVMLSAETAAGKYPVETVEYMAAIALEAERAEEVRLDADFTNKKFARIDQSIAMAALFTAHHQGCKAIIALTDSGSTALWMSRYNVHVPIFGLTSKLRSQARMALYRNVRPLLIPEFSDREQALAAAEKELVARSVLRPGDTYAITCGEPMGYPGGTNMLKVCRVP; encoded by the coding sequence ATGCCACGCGCCACCAAAATCGTTGCCACCCTGGGCCCCGCATCCAGCGATGCGGTGGTGTTGGAGCGGCTGCTGCGGGCGGGGGTGGACGTGGTGCGTCTCAACTTCAGCCACGGCACCGCGCAGGATCACATCAACCGCGCCAAGCTCGTGCGGGAGTGTGCGCACCGGGTGGGCAAACCCGTGGCGCTGATGGCCGATTTGCAGGGCCCCAAAATCCGCGTCGGCAAGTTTTCCGAAGGCAAGGTGATGCTGGAGAACGGCGCCGCCTTCGTGCTGGATGGGGATCGCACCGAACTCGGCGACGTTCATGGCGTTGGCCTCGATTACAAAGAGCTGCCGCGCGACGTGCGCCCCGGCGACACGCTGTTGCTCAACGATGGCCTGATCGTGTTGACCGTGGACCGCGTGCAGGGCGAGCAGGTGCATACCACGGTAAAAATCGGCGGTGAGCTGTCCAACAACAAGGGCATCAACAAACAAGGTGGCGGCCTGACCGCCCCGGCCCTGACCGCCAAGGACATGGACGACATCAAAACCGCCATGTCCTTCCAGTGTGATTACCTGGCGGTGAGCTTCCCCAAAAGCGCCACCGACATGGAAATGGCCCGCCAACTCGCCAACGTGGCCGGCGAGCCGTGGCGCCACAAGCCGGCGATGATCGCCAAAATTGAGCGCTCCGAAGCCATTCCGCAACTGGAAGCCATCTTGAAGGCCAGCGACGGCATCATGGTGGCGCGTGGCGATCTGGCGGTGGAAGTCGGCAACGCGGCGGTGCCGGCGCTGCAAAAGAAAATGATTCGGCTGGCGCGGGAGATGGACAAAATCGCCATCACCGCCACGCAGATGATGGAATCGATGATCCACAACCCGGTGCCCACCCGCGCCGAGGTCAGCGACGTGGCCAACGCCGTGCTGGACGGCACCGACGCAGTGATGCTGTCCGCCGAGACCGCCGCCGGCAAATACCCGGTGGAAACGGTGGAATACATGGCCGCCATCGCCCTGGAGGCCGAGCGTGCCGAAGAAGTGCGCTTGGATGCCGACTTCACCAACAAGAAGTTCGCCCGCATCGACCAATCCATCGCCATGGCGGCGCTGTTCACGGCGCACCACCAAGGCTGCAAGGCCATCATCGCCCTGACCGATTCGGGCTCGACCGCGCTGTGGATGAGCCGCTACAACGTCCACGTCCCGATTTTTGGCTTGACCAGCAAACTGCGTTCGCAGGCGCGCATGGCGCTGTACCGCAACGTGCGCCCGCTGCTCATCCCCGAGTTCAGCGACCGGGAGCAAGCCCTGGCCGCAGCGGAAAAAGAGCTGGTGGCGCGCAGCGTGCTGCGCCCCGGCGACACCTACGCCATCACCTGCGGCGAACCGATGGGCTACCCGGGCGGCACCAACATGCTCAAGGTGTGCCGCGTCCCTTGA
- the dprA gene encoding DNA-processing protein DprA: protein MPTPTDFSDADALNAWLRLSLTPGVGPVTARRLLQALGSPAAIFDAAPHVLRDWVGPSVVQALGQTPPEWAATLTRTRRWLDTPSPAPRDIVTWDDPDYPAPLRQLHDAPVLLYLTGQRQRLAQPGVAIVGSRQCTAQGKALAREFALGLSQAGWQVLSGLAIGIDGAAHEASLREPGGTLAVIATGPDIVYPHRHRALAHQIAEHGAIVSEFPPGTPSQPLQFPRRNRLIAGLATGVLVVEANLPSGSLITAQLAADLGRDVFAVPGPLRVPQYRGCHHLIKQGAQLVEEVTDILQTLGGHPGGTSLPPPPAAAPEAPSPLPWVETSPQTDAILQALTPAPQDLDALSASTQLSAAELQAQLLCLELSGQVLRLPGGWFQRTARL from the coding sequence ATGCCAACACCCACCGATTTTTCCGATGCCGACGCCCTGAACGCCTGGCTGCGCTTGAGCCTGACCCCGGGCGTGGGGCCGGTCACCGCCCGACGCCTGCTCCAGGCGCTGGGTTCCCCTGCCGCCATTTTCGATGCTGCACCGCATGTGCTGCGTGATTGGGTGGGGCCCAGTGTCGTGCAAGCACTGGGCCAAACGCCCCCAGAATGGGCCGCCACGCTGACACGCACCCGGCGCTGGCTGGACACCCCTAGCCCAGCCCCCCGGGACATCGTGACCTGGGATGATCCCGACTATCCCGCCCCCCTGCGACAACTTCACGACGCCCCGGTGCTTCTCTACCTGACTGGCCAGCGTCAGCGCCTGGCTCAGCCGGGTGTGGCCATCGTGGGGAGCCGGCAATGCACCGCACAAGGGAAAGCACTGGCCCGAGAGTTCGCACTGGGACTCAGCCAAGCAGGGTGGCAAGTGCTGTCCGGTTTGGCCATCGGCATCGACGGTGCTGCCCACGAAGCCAGCCTGCGAGAACCCGGCGGCACGCTGGCCGTGATTGCCACCGGGCCCGACATCGTTTACCCCCATCGGCACCGTGCCTTGGCGCACCAAATTGCCGAACACGGGGCCATCGTGAGTGAGTTTCCGCCGGGCACACCTTCGCAGCCGCTGCAATTTCCGCGTCGCAACCGCTTGATCGCCGGATTGGCCACAGGGGTGCTGGTGGTGGAGGCCAATTTGCCATCCGGCTCGCTCATCACCGCCCAATTGGCAGCCGATCTGGGGCGCGATGTGTTTGCTGTACCCGGCCCGCTGCGGGTGCCGCAATACCGGGGCTGCCATCATTTGATCAAACAAGGGGCCCAGCTCGTCGAAGAGGTGACGGACATCTTGCAGACCTTGGGCGGCCACCCCGGTGGAACCTCGTTGCCGCCGCCGCCTGCTGCCGCTCCCGAGGCACCTTCCCCATTGCCTTGGGTGGAAACGTCGCCACAGACCGACGCCATCCTCCAAGCGCTGACACCAGCTCCGCAGGATCTGGACGCCCTGTCCGCCAGCACCCAACTGTCGGCTGCCGAACTACAAGCGCAGTTGCTGTGCCTGGAATTGAGCGGCCAAGTGCTCCGCCTGCCGGGCGGCTGGTTCCAGCGCACGGCTCGGTTATAG
- a CDS encoding NADP-dependent malic enzyme: MPQHDLTPAEQALRDAALEYHRAPTRGKIAVTPTKPLVNQRDLSLAYSPGVAYACLAIEENPALAADYTSRANLVGVVTNGTAVLGLGNIGPLAGKPVMEGKGCLFKKFAGVDVFDIELAENDPDKLVEIIAALEPTLGGVNLEDIKAPECFYIERKLRDRMNIPVFHDDQHGTAIISSAALLNGLELVGKKIDEVKVAVSGAGAAAIACLDLMVSLGVSLGNVYVCDSKGLIQSERADALAGKLDESKQRYCQKTDARTLADVVNGADVFLGCSAAGTLTADMVKTMAANPLILALANPEPEIRPELAKAVRPDCIIATGRSDYPNQVNNVLCFPYIFRGALDCGATRITEAMKLACVREIAALAKAEASDEVAAAYVGKDLKFGPEYLIPTPFDERLILRIAPAVAQAAAESGVATRPIADLEAYRDSLGVYVYQTGMFMRPVFAAAKAQPARVIYAEGEDERVLRAVQAVLDEGLAKPILVGRPDVIVARAERAGLRLKPGVDFEIVNPENDPRFRDCWETYHRLMGRDGVSPEAAKAAVRRSTTLISSLLLKRGDADAMLCGLHGRFDTHFDYVKQVIGAKPGTTTMATMNALMLDQHTLFITDTFVNDVPTAEELAEIAHMAAEEVRRFGVPPKVAFLSHSMFGTSNRPSAKRMRAARDLFVQRAPDIECDGEMHGDAALSEHIRTNILPDSTLKGSANLLVLPNIDAANILFNVLKVTAGQNVTVGPMLLGAAKPAHILSPSATMRRVVNMTALAVADVAAARSKA, translated from the coding sequence ATGCCCCAGCACGATTTGACCCCCGCCGAACAAGCCCTGCGCGATGCCGCCCTCGAATACCACCGCGCTCCGACACGCGGCAAGATCGCCGTCACGCCGACCAAACCGCTGGTCAACCAGCGTGACCTGAGCCTGGCTTATTCGCCCGGTGTGGCTTATGCCTGCCTGGCCATTGAAGAAAACCCCGCCCTGGCCGCCGACTACACCAGCCGCGCCAACCTCGTCGGCGTGGTGACCAACGGCACCGCCGTGCTCGGCCTGGGCAACATCGGCCCGTTGGCGGGCAAGCCGGTGATGGAGGGCAAGGGCTGTCTGTTCAAGAAGTTCGCGGGCGTCGATGTGTTCGACATCGAATTGGCGGAAAACGACCCGGACAAGCTGGTCGAAATCATCGCCGCGCTGGAGCCGACGCTGGGTGGCGTCAACCTGGAAGACATCAAGGCGCCCGAGTGCTTCTACATCGAGCGCAAGCTGCGCGACCGCATGAACATCCCCGTGTTCCATGACGATCAGCACGGCACCGCCATCATCTCCAGCGCCGCGCTGCTCAACGGCCTGGAACTGGTGGGCAAGAAGATCGACGAAGTGAAGGTGGCCGTGTCCGGCGCCGGCGCTGCGGCCATTGCCTGCCTGGATTTGATGGTCAGCCTGGGCGTGAGCCTCGGCAACGTTTATGTGTGCGATTCCAAGGGCCTGATCCAAAGCGAGCGCGCCGACGCGCTGGCTGGCAAGCTGGACGAATCGAAGCAGCGTTACTGCCAGAAGACCGATGCGCGCACCCTGGCCGATGTGGTCAACGGCGCGGACGTGTTCCTGGGTTGCTCCGCCGCTGGCACGCTCACCGCCGACATGGTGAAAACCATGGCCGCGAACCCGCTCATCTTGGCGCTGGCCAACCCCGAGCCGGAAATTCGCCCCGAGCTGGCCAAGGCCGTGCGCCCGGATTGCATCATCGCCACGGGCCGTTCGGACTATCCGAACCAAGTGAACAACGTCCTGTGCTTCCCCTACATCTTCCGGGGCGCGTTGGACTGCGGCGCCACCCGCATCACCGAAGCCATGAAGCTGGCCTGCGTGCGCGAGATCGCCGCCCTGGCCAAGGCCGAAGCCTCGGACGAGGTGGCTGCCGCTTACGTCGGCAAGGATTTGAAGTTCGGCCCGGAATACCTCATCCCGACGCCGTTTGACGAGCGTTTGATTTTGCGCATCGCCCCGGCTGTGGCCCAAGCCGCCGCCGAAAGCGGCGTCGCCACCCGCCCGATTGCCGATCTGGAAGCTTATCGGGACAGCCTGGGTGTCTACGTCTACCAAACCGGCATGTTCATGCGCCCGGTGTTTGCCGCCGCCAAGGCGCAACCGGCCCGCGTGATCTACGCCGAAGGCGAAGACGAGCGCGTGCTGCGCGCCGTGCAAGCGGTGTTGGACGAAGGTTTGGCCAAACCGATTCTGGTGGGCCGCCCGGATGTGATCGTGGCTCGCGCCGAGCGGGCAGGCTTGCGCCTCAAGCCGGGGGTTGATTTTGAAATCGTCAACCCGGAGAACGATCCGCGCTTCCGCGATTGCTGGGAAACCTACCACCGCCTGATGGGCCGCGATGGCGTGTCGCCGGAAGCCGCCAAGGCCGCCGTGCGCCGCTCGACGACACTGATTTCCAGCCTGCTGCTGAAGCGCGGCGACGCCGACGCCATGCTGTGCGGCTTGCATGGGCGCTTCGACACCCACTTTGACTACGTCAAGCAAGTCATCGGTGCCAAGCCCGGCACGACGACGATGGCGACGATGAACGCGCTGATGCTCGACCAGCACACGCTGTTCATCACCGATACCTTCGTCAACGATGTGCCGACCGCCGAAGAACTGGCCGAAATCGCCCACATGGCGGCAGAAGAAGTGCGTCGCTTCGGCGTGCCGCCCAAGGTGGCGTTCTTGAGCCACTCGATGTTTGGCACCTCGAACCGTCCGAGCGCCAAGCGCATGCGCGCCGCCCGCGATCTGTTCGTGCAACGCGCCCCGGACATCGAGTGCGACGGCGAAATGCACGGCGATGCCGCCCTGTCCGAGCACATCCGCACCAACATCCTGCCGGACAGCACTCTCAAGGGATCGGCCAACCTGTTGGTGCTGCCGAACATCGATGCGGCCAACATCTTGTTCAACGTGTTGAAGGTGACGGCGGGCCAAAACGTCACCGTCGGCCCGATGCTGTTGGGTGCGGCCAAGCCGGCGCACATCCTCAGCCCCTCGGCGACGATGCGCCGCGTGGTCAACATGACCGCCCTGGCCGTGGCCGACGTGGCTGCCGCTCGCAGCAAGGCTTGA
- the htpX gene encoding zinc metalloprotease HtpX, giving the protein MFNLMKTAILMAAITALFMAVGAFLGGQAGMMLALLVALGMNVFSYWFSDQMVLKMYDAQEVDETSAPHFYRMVRELAQRAELPMPRVYIINEAAPNAFATGRNPEHAAVAATTGILEVLSERELRGVMAHELAHVKHRDILISTISATMAGAISMLANFAVFFGGRDEEGKPVNPIAGLLVMLLAPLAASLIQMAISRAREFEADRGGAEICGDPRALASALDKIHRYALGIPFDTTERHPETAQMMILNPLSAEGLKGLFSTHPATEERIARLLALAQRR; this is encoded by the coding sequence ATGTTCAACCTGATGAAAACCGCCATCCTGATGGCTGCCATCACCGCACTGTTCATGGCGGTGGGGGCTTTCTTGGGCGGACAGGCCGGGATGATGCTGGCGCTGCTGGTGGCGCTGGGCATGAATGTCTTCAGTTACTGGTTCTCCGACCAGATGGTGCTGAAGATGTACGACGCCCAAGAAGTGGACGAAACCAGCGCCCCGCACTTCTACCGCATGGTGCGTGAGCTGGCACAGCGCGCCGAGCTGCCCATGCCGCGTGTGTACATCATCAACGAGGCGGCGCCCAATGCGTTTGCCACGGGCCGCAACCCCGAGCACGCGGCCGTCGCGGCGACCACGGGCATCCTGGAAGTGTTGTCCGAGCGGGAATTGCGAGGGGTCATGGCGCACGAGCTGGCGCATGTGAAACACCGCGACATCCTCATTTCCACCATCAGCGCCACGATGGCGGGGGCCATTTCCATGCTGGCCAACTTTGCCGTGTTCTTTGGGGGGCGCGATGAGGAAGGCAAACCGGTGAACCCGATCGCCGGCTTGTTGGTGATGCTGCTGGCTCCGCTGGCAGCCAGTTTGATTCAAATGGCCATCAGCCGGGCGCGTGAGTTCGAAGCCGATCGTGGGGGCGCCGAGATCTGTGGGGATCCGCGTGCGTTGGCGTCGGCGTTGGACAAGATTCACCGCTACGCCCTGGGCATCCCGTTCGACACCACCGAGCGGCACCCCGAAACCGCGCAGATGATGATTTTGAACCCGCTGTCGGCTGAGGGGCTGAAGGGGTTGTTCTCAACCCACCCTGCCACCGAAGAACGCATCGCCCGGTTGCTGGCGCTGGCGCAGCGCAGGTGA
- a CDS encoding AzlD domain-containing protein, whose protein sequence is MADLPWYPIVAILGLAGVTLLSRSFFLIPEREVPIPGWLKEALRYAPLAALAAVVVPETFLTQGHLLDTWRDPRPYAALAGALWYWRSRGMLGTILCGTAVLLVLKLGLGW, encoded by the coding sequence ATGGCCGATTTGCCGTGGTATCCCATCGTCGCCATCCTCGGATTAGCGGGGGTGACGTTGCTGTCACGCTCCTTTTTCCTCATTCCGGAGCGCGAGGTGCCCATCCCGGGCTGGTTGAAGGAAGCGTTGCGTTACGCCCCGCTGGCGGCGTTGGCGGCGGTGGTGGTGCCGGAAACTTTCCTCACCCAGGGCCATTTGTTGGACACCTGGCGTGATCCGCGCCCCTACGCCGCATTGGCGGGGGCGCTGTGGTACTGGCGTTCACGCGGGATGCTGGGCACCATCCTGTGCGGCACGGCGGTGCTGTTGGTGCTCAAGCTGGGGTTGGGGTGGTGA